Genomic window (Streptomyces sp. LX-29):
CTCGGCCTGATCACCCTGGTGATCAACGCGCTGATGCTGCTGTTGACCAGTTGGCTCGCCGAAGAGTTCGACCTCGGCTTCCATGTGGACGGCTTCGGCACGGCCGTGCTCGGCGGCCTGATCATCGCCGTGGTCTCCTGGGCGATGAACGCGGTACTGCCCGATGACAAGGACTGAACACCGTCGAGGATGATGGGGCTCATGAGAGTCCCGTCATTCCGTGTCTGTTTCGTCTGCACCGGCAACATATGCCGTTCCCCCATAGCCGAAGCGGTCTTCCGCGCCCGCGTCGAGGAGGCCGGCCTCGGCGACCTCGTCACGGTCGACAGCGCCGGCACCGGTGGCTGGCACGAGGGGGACGGGGCGGACCGCCGCGCCCTGGCCGTCCTCACCGAGAACGACTACGAGCTCGACCACACCGCCCGCGAGTTCCAGCCCGACTGGTTCGACGAGCTCGACCTGGTGATCGCCCTGGACGGCGAGCACCTGAGCACGCTGCGCGACCTCGCCCCGACCCCCGAGGACGCCGCGAAGGTACGGCTGCTGCGCTCCTACGACCCTTCCGAGCCCGACGACCTGGACGTCCCCGACCCGTACTACGGCAGCATGGACCATTTCCACGAGTGCCTGGAGATGGTCGAGTCGGCCAGCGAGGGACTGCTGGACGCGGTCCGTGCGGCGGTCGCCGACCGTGGGGTCCGAGCGGCGGTGTGACCATGGGCGGCGAGGACGTGCGCGCCGGCGGGCACGAGCCCGCGAGCCCGGACCCGGCGCGAGGGACACCCACCGGCGACGGCGCGACCACCGGCGGCTCCCCGCCGACCGGCCCCGCACCGGCCGGCGAGCCGAGGCGCCGGGGCGACGCCGACGCCACCCGGGCGGTACGGGTCGGGCTCCCCGACGCCGAGACCTACCGGCCGAGCCTGCCGGGCCCCGTCTTCGCCGCGCACTACCACCTGCCCGACGCCGTCGACCTCGGGCAGGCCCCGTACGCCTACGGCCGGGACGCCAACCCCACCTGGACGCTGCTGGAGCGGGCGATCGGCGAGCTGGAATCGCCGGACGCCGCCGCCGAGACCGTCGCCTTCGCCTCCGGCATGGGCGCGATCTCGGCCGTGCTCTTCTCCCAGCTGCGCCAGGGCGACGCGGTGGTCCTCCCCGACGACGGCTACCAGCTGCTGACCGCCGTGCGCGGGCGACTGGAGGGCTACGGCATCGAGGTGCGCACCGCGCCCACCGCCGACGACGGCCAGCTGGCCGTGCTGGACGGGGCGCGGCTGCTGTGGCTGGAGACGCCCTCCAACCCCGGTCTGGACGTCTGCGACATCCGCCGACTCGCCGCCGCGGCGCACGCGCGCGGCGCGCTGGTCGCGGTGGACAACACCCTGGCCACCCCGCTCGGCCAGCGGCCCCTGGAGCTCGGCGCCGACTTCTCGGTCGCCAGCGGCACCAAGGCGCTGTCCGGCCACGGGGACGTGCTGCTGGGCTACGCGGCCACCCGCGACCCGGAGCTGGCCGCCGCCGTGCGCGCGTGGCGCAAAACGGTCGGCGCGATCCCCGGCCCCATGGAGGCCTGGCTCGCCCACCGCTCCCTGGCCACCCTCGCGCTGCGGGTGGACCGACAGGCCGCCAACGCGCTCGCCGTGGCCACCGCGCTGGCCGCGCGCCCCGAGGTCACCGGGGTGCGCCACCCGGGCCTGCCGGGCGACCCCGCGCACCCGGTCGCGGCGCGGCAGATGCGCGCCGGACGGTACGGCTGCGTGGTCTCCTTCGCGCTGCCGGACCGGGCGCACGCCCGACGCTTCCTCGACGCGCTGCGGCTGGTGGACGACGCCACGAGCTTCGGCAGCGTGCGCTCCACGGCCGAGCGCCGCGCGCGGTGGGGCGGCGACGCCGTGCCGGAGGGCTTCATCCGGCTGTCGGTGGGCGTCGAGGACCCCGAGGACCTGATCGCGGATCTGCTGGGCGCGCTGGACCGGGCCGCCGCCCGATCGGCCGACTGAACGCGCCGCACGCCCGCGCTACGCCGCCCCTACGTCAGGCGGGCGTCTCAAGCCTCCCCCCTCGTGGCTTGAGACGCCCCGGCTCTCAGCTTCGAGAGCCGCTCGAACAAGGCTAGTTGACTCTGCGTCAGTGTCCAATCACCGTAGCGACATGGCCCTATCGGCATATTTATAGTTGACCGGCGGCCAGGGCCCGTCGAGCCGAGGGGAACCGTATGGATCTGGCCCTCTTACGCACCTTCGTCACCGTGCACCGCGCCGGGTCCTTCACCCGCGCCGCCGCCCTCCTCGGACTCTCCCAGCCTGCCGTCACGGGCCAGATCCGCGCCCTGGAGCGACAGTTGGGACGCCCGTTGTTCCTGCGCAAGGCGCGCGGGGTGACCCCCACGACCGTCGGCGACGAGCTCGCCCACAAGGTCGCCCCGCACATGGACGCGCTGGTGGAGATCGCCGAGGCCGGGCTGGACGACCCGACCATGCCACGCACCCTGCACCTGGCCGGGCCCCCGGAGTTCACCGCGCTGCGCGTGCTGCCCGCGCTGACTCCGCTGATCGCCCAGGGGCTGACGGTGCGCACCGCCTTCGGCGGCACCGAGGAGTTGTTCGCCGGGATGGCCGCGGGCCACCATGATCTGGCCATCACCACCGGCCGTCCGCGCGGCCGAATGCTCAGGGCCACCCCGCTCTGTGACGAGGAGCATGTGCTGGTGGCGGCGCCGCGGTGGGCGGCCAGGCTGGGCGGCCAGGCGATGCTCCGCATGAAGGGCGTCGACGCGCTGGAACGCCTCCCGATCGTCGAGGTGCACGAGTGCCTCCCCTTCGTCAGCCGCTACTGGACCACGGTCTTCGACGCCAAGCCGGCCGCGCCCGGCACGGTGATAGCGCCGGATCTGCGCGCCGTGTTGGCCACGGTGGCGGCCGGGGCCGGGCTCGGCGTGCTCCCCCGCTATCTGTGCATGGACGCGCTGGACAGCGGTGAGGTGGTGGCACTGCTCAACCCCCCGGTGCCGCCGCTGCGCACGTACTTCCTGGTCGTCCGGGTCGGAGCACTCGCCCATCCGCACCTCGCGCGGGCGCACGAGTGGCTGCTGCGCGCCGCCGTGGACTGGTGAACCGGTGTTTCACCAGGCGCCGCGCGCGGCATCTGTCCTCTATGGCCGAACGACTCGTGGTCAAGCGCACCGCCCGCGCCATCCTGCTGGACGGCGTCGGCTCCAGCCTCGAAATGATCGTGATCAAGCGGACCAAACCCGGTGAGGCTCCCTACTGGATCACCCCGGGCGGCGGGGTGGAGCCCGGTGACGCGAGCGTCGTGGCCGCGCTGCACCGCGAGGTCGACGAGGAGCTGGGGGCGACGGTGACCCGGGTCGTCCCGGCCTTCGTCGACACGGTCGCGCACAGCCTGCACCACGCCGCGCACGGGGTGAAGGTCCAGCACTTCTTCGTCTGCCGACTGGAAACGATGGACCTGTCCCGGCGGCACGGCCCCGAGGTCGAGGAGCCGTGCGGGGAGTACGAGGTGGTGCGCATCCCCTTCACCCGCAAGGGGATCGCCTCCGTGGGCCTGGTGCCGCCCTCGCTCGCCGCCTACCTCGACGCCAACCTCGAGGGCGTGCTGGCGCTGCTCGCCGACGACTTCGGCGCCACCGGATAGCACCGTCCCGGGCACCCGCCCGGCGCACGGTCGTACGGCGGCGGGCGGCCGGTCAGCCGAACCAGTGGGTGAACGGCTGCCCCACGGCCAGATCCGGGCGCTCCGCGCGGTCCAGCGTGCGCCGCACCTCCTGGTGCCACCGCTCGTGGTGGGCCGTGGCCCGCTCCGCACGACGCTGGGGCGCCTGGGCCGCGGCGCCGAAGAAGTCACCGCCCTTGCGCCGGTGGTCGTCCGTCCCCCAGTCCCGCTCGCGGTCGCCGTCGCCGTCGGTCTCGTTCCCGCGGTCCGTACGCCCGCTCCGGCCGGCCGGGTCGCCCTCGCGGTCGACGGCGGCGCGCGGCCGGGGCGGATCCGCCCTGCGCAGCCGCGGGATGTGCTTGGAGCAGTGGATGTACGCCTCCTCGACCGTGATCTCCACCCAGATCACCGCGCGGCGGCCGGGCACCGGGTCGACCGGAACCCCGGGCCGCTCGGCGCGCAGCTCGGCGTCGCCCAGCAGCCGGGCCCGCCCGTTGACGTGCAGGCCGATACGGTCGCGGACGAAGTCCACCAGCAACAGGCCGACATGGGGGTTCTCCTCGATGTTGCCGAGGCTGGCCAGCACCCCGTTGCCCCGGTACTCGGGGTAGGCGAGCGTCCGGTCGTCGAAGACGCGGAGGAAACCGGGCGGCCCGGCGCGGAAGGTGCTGTCGCACTCGCCCCGCCGGTCGGCGGTGGCCAGGAAGAACATCTCCTGGCGGGCGATGAACTCCCGCATCCGGGGGTTGAGCCGGTCCAGCACCTGCTCGTCGTAGAAGCGGTCGGCGCGCGCGGTGGTGTCGAGGCGCTGCTGGAGCGCGCGCTCACCCTCGCTGCCCGGCCTGGCGGCGGCGCCCCGGCCCGAAGCGGGACCCTGGGCCGGCACGCCGTCCAGGGTCGGGACGGGCCCCTGGGCCGGCGCGGCACCGGGCGCCGGCGCGTCGGTCTCCCACCTCATCCCGGCCTCCCGCCCCCTCTCGGCCTCGTGGTCTGCTCGCGGCCCCAACTCAGCTCCCGGCCGCGACGAGTTCTTCGACGGAGTCATGGCGTATCCGGTGGGACGGGATGCCGATGCCCTGCAGGGCGTGCACACCGCTGCGGATCATTCCGGGCGGGCCGGACAGATAGGCGTCGTAGCTGTTCCAGGGGCCGTACTGGCGTACCGCGTCGGGGAGCCGGCCGCTGATCCCGTTGGTCGGGCCGTCCGCGACGACCGGCCGGACCGCGAGCCACGGATGCGACTCGGCCAGCCGCAGCATGGTGTCGATGTCGTAGAGGTCCTGGTCGCTGCGGGCGCCGTAGAAGACCTCGACCGGGCGCTGTCGCCCGTGCTCCGCGACGTCCTCCACCAGCGCCTTGATGGGGGCGATCCCGGTGCCACCGCCCAGGCACAGCAGGCCGTTGTCGGTGCTGTGGTCCACGGTCATGGAGCCGGCCGGGGGACCGAGGCGGATCACGTCGCCGAGTCGGGCGCGGTGCACCAGGGCGGTGGAGACCCAGCCCGCCGGGACCGCCTTCACATGGAAGGCGAGCAGGCCGTCCGGGCGGGGGGCGGCGGCGAAGGAGTAGTGCCGCCAGACCCGAGGCCACCACGGCGTCTCCAGGGAGGCGTACTGCCCGGCGAGGAACGGATAGGGCTGGTCGGGCCGGAGGGTGATCACGGCGATGTCGGAGGTGCGCCGTTCGTGCGCGACCACCTCGGCGTTCCACCAGGCGGGAGCCCGCAGCTCGTCCTCGGCCGCGGCGTCGATCATGATCTGGGAGATGGCGGTGTAGGCGCGCACCCAGGCCGCCTCGGTCGCCGCGTCCCAGGACTCCGGGGCGTAGCGGATGAGTGCGTCGATCAGACACTCGCCGACGGCCGGGTAGTGCTCGGCCAGCGTGCCGTACTTGCGGTGGCCGCGGCCGAGGTTGGTGAGGTACTCGGTGAGGATGTCGGTGTCGTCGACGTGCTTGGCGGCGGTCAGCAGCGCCTTGAAGAGCCGGTCCCGCTGGGCGTCCATGGCGGCGGGGAACAGGTCCCGCACCCCGGGGTTGCGGAGGAAGAGCAGCGCGTAGAAGTACGAGGTCGCCTTGTCGGCGATCGGCTCCAACTCGGCCATGGTGCGGCGGATGAGGATCGCGTCCGGCGACGGGGCGGCCGTGCCGCGTGGGGACGCCGCGGCCGGGAGCGGCGGCGCGGCGGGCGGCATCGGCCCGGGGAGCGGCGGCACGGCGGCGGGCATCGGCCCTGGTGGGGTGGAGGGCGTCGACGGGGCCGGGGCCGGGGTGGTCGGGGCCGGGGCGGACAGGGCCGGCGCCGTCGGGGACATCGCACCGGCCCGCGCGGTCGGCTCTCCGGCAGGGAGGGGGCCCGAGACCCCGGTGCCCGGTGCCGGGGTCGCGTCCCGTCGGGGCGGCTGGGTCCGGGCCGGAGCCGGAGCCGGTCCGGCGCCCGGTCTGGTGGCGGCAGGACCGGGTACCGACTCCGCGGAGCGCTGGTGCTCGATCCGGGCCGGGGCGGGCGGCGTCGGTGCCGGTGTCGACGCCGGGGACGGTGCTGCGGGGGCTCGGTACGGGACGGAGGCGGGGGCGGCGGCGGCCGTCCGGTGCAGAGCGGTCGCCGGGACGGCCGGGGCCGGGCCGGAGACCCGTTCCCACTGTGCCGGTGCGGGCCCCGCCGCCGGCTCGGTACGGCGCTCCGGCGCGCCGCCCGCCGGCACGGCCGGGCTCACCGACCGGCCGGACGGGTGCGGTGCTCGGCCCTCCGGGGACCAGGCCCGACCGCCCGGGCCTGGTCGGGGCGGGTCGGCCGCCAGAGGCGCGTCCGGGGTGCGGGCCGCGGCGCCCGCGGGGTCGGGGTGCTCCGCGAGCCGTGTGTGCTCGAGGCGACCGGTGTGCTCGGCGCGCTCTCCGTAGGCCGTGTTCGCCGGATACGGGGTGGGCTCGACGAGCTCGGCGTGCTCCGCGCCCTTCCCGCTCCCCCTGCTCGGGGTGAACCAGCCCCAGTCGCCGCTGTTGCCGCCGGAGTCGTCGCCGTCGGACGACGTGGTGGTCGGAGCGTCCATGGTTGCCTCGCCTCGAACATCTCTCTGCCGGTCTTCGCACTTCCACGGCGGTCCGCGATCGAGAGAGCGGAGACGCCGTGTGGTGCCCTGCGCATTCCCGTTCCGATGCACTCGGTTCAGCCGGTCTTCGAACGTTCGAGGCCGGCCGCGTATCCCGTCGTGCAGCATGCCAGCAGTCCTGGGTGGCATAGGACAAAAGCCGGAAGTCCACGTGGCGGGAGCCGATTTACCCTAGGGTGGTCGGCTGTCGCGGCACCGCGCTCCGTGCCCTCCCGGCGGGTAACCGCAGTCGACCCTACCGGCCTGGAATAAATGCACAACCCCCTGCCGTGAACACCTCGCCGATCGCGGCATTACCGGCAATTACCCGCGGTTACTCACCAATTCGTATGCCTCGCGGAGATCCCTCCCGGCATACGCGTATGACGCGATTCCACTGAGATGATGGTCGGCGTTCACCGCCACCGACCGCGGTAGCACGGCGAACAGTTCGGCGTCCGACATCGAGTCCCCGTACGCCACGCAGTCGGCCCGGGTCAGCCCGTACTCCGCGCAGAGCTCGTCGGCGATCCGCACCTTGGCGGCCGGGGTGAGGATGCCCGTCGGGTCCACCGGATCGCGGAACGGCACCGAGGGCCAGTGCGAGCCGCGCGCCGCGTGGGCGCCCCAGTCCAGCAGCCGTTCCACGAAGAAGTTGGGCGAGAGGGAGATCACCGCGCAGCGCTCGCCGCGGGCCCGGATGTCCGCCCACACCTCCCGGATCCCGGCCAGCCAGGGCGCTCCCTCGAAGGCGGCGGTCACCTGCGCCTCGGACAGCTCGCCCCACAACGCGCAGGCGCGCTCCGCGAAGCGCGCCGTGCTGAGCCCGCCGGCCGCGAACTCCCGCTCCAGCTCGTGGATTTCCCGCTCGACGCCGAGCTGCCGGGATATCTCGATCGCGGCGGCCGACCCGTGGATCAGCGTGCCGTCGAGGTCGAACAGATGCAGTCTGGTCATGGCCTTGAGGGTAGGCGTCGGCTCGGGGGCGGCCCGGTACCGGCGTCTCCCGGCCGAGCCGCCCCCGGACGTGTCCGTGACACGGGAGGGGCCGTGCACGGACAGCCGTGCCACGGGAGCGGCCGTGACACGGGGGCAGCCGTGACGCCGGGGCCGGTGGCTGCGTCCTCGCCTCCCGGCCCCCGCGGTCGGCGCGTCAGTGTGTGGCGGCCGCGGCCTCCTCCGTGGTCGGGGTCGCCGCCGCGCCGCCGCGCGTCACGATCCGACCACCGCGCGCGGCGCGCCGCTCCAGGGTGGCGGAGAGGATGGCGGTGCCGAGGGCGGCCGCGGCCATCGCGGCGCCGACCCAGCTGGTGGCCGTGTAGCCCAGGCCGCCCGAGATGACCAGGCCGCCGAGCCAGGCGGCGAGGGCGTTGCCGAGGTTGAAGGCGCCGATGTTGGCCGCGGAGGCGAGCGTGGGGGCGGTCGGCGCCTGGTCCATCACCCGCTTCTGGAGCGGCGGCACGGTCGCGAAGCCGAGCATGCCGATGAGGGCGAGGGTGACGGCCGCGGCGACCTTGTGGTGGGCGGTGAAGGCGAAGAGGGCGAGGACCACGGCGAGACCGCCCAGGGAGACGTAGAGCATCGGCATCAGCGCACGGTCGGCGAAGCGTCCGCCGATCAGGTTGCCGACGACCAGTCCGAGCCCGAACAGGACGAGCAGCCAGGCGACGGAGGACTCCGCGTATCCGGCGGCCTCGGCCATCATCGGCGTGATGTAGGTGATGGCCGAGAAGACGCCGCCGAAGCCGAGCACCGTCATGGTCATGGCCAGCCAGACCTGCGGGTTGCGGAAGGCGGCCAGCTCACTGCCGAGCCGGGCCGCGGCCGGGCCCGGGCGGGCCGGAACGAGCGCGGCGATGCCGGCCAGGCCCAGCAGGCCGAGCGCGGCGACGGCGTAGAAGGTGGCGCGCCAGCCGAAGTGCTGCCCGATCCAGGTGCCCATCGGCACGCCGACGACATTGGCGATCGTCAGTCCGGTGAACATGGTCGCGATGGCCTTGGCCCGCTTGTCCGGGGCGACGAGGTCGGCGGCGACCACCGCGCCGATGCCGAAGAACGCGCCGTGCGAGAACGAGGCCAGCACCCGGCCGGCGAGCAGCAACCCGAAACTGGGGGCGAGGGCGGAGAGCAGGTTGCCCGCGATGAAGACGCCCATGAGCAGCATCAGCATCTGCTTGCGGGTGAAGCGGGTGCCGAGGAGCGTCAGCAGTGGGGCGCCGACCGCGACACCGAGGGCGTACCCGGTGGTCGCGTACCCGGCGACGGGGATGGAGACGTCGTAGGTGTCGGCCACCTCGGGCAGCAGACCCATGATCACGAACTCGGTGGTGCCGATACCGAAGGCGCCGATCGCGAGCGCCAGCAGGGCGAGAGGCATAGGGGGTTCCTCGGTCGGGGTGCGCGGGCATCCCGGGGTGGGATCCATTGCGCCAGGACGTAAGAAGCGAACACAATAGTTGCATGCGCGCTTTACTTGCAAGGGCTGACTATTTCGCTGTTGCCCTATCCTGGGAGGGGGCCGCGTCAGGGGAGGCCCCGGTCACATCGGAAGAGGAGGGCCCATGCCGCAACAGCAGGAGCCGAAGACCGTCGAGAACGGCGCGACCGGCGACCCCGGGGGCGGACGGGTGCTGACGCGGGGCTGGTGCGCCCTGTCCTCCCTGCACGGCCGCATCGAGTCCCATGTCGAGCGCGCCCTCCAGGCGGGGCACGGGCTGAGCGCCCGCGAGTTCTCCGTCCTGGACGTGCTCAGCTACCAGCACGACGGGGACGGCGGGCACCTCCAGATGCACCAGCTCGCCGATGTCGTCGTGCTGAGCCAGAGCGCCACGACCCGGCTGGTCAGCCGCCTGGAGGAGCGCGGTCTGCTGTCCCGCTACATCTGCCCGACCGACCGGCGCGGGATCTACACGGACGTGAGCCCGGCCGGTCTCGCGCTCCTGGAGGAGGCGCGCCCCACCAATGAGGCCGCGCTGCGCGAGGCCCTCCAGGAGGCCGCCCGGCGCCCCGAGCTGGCCCCCCTGGTCGAGGCCGTGAAATCCCTGAGACCGACGGGGCCCTGGGCCCTCCTGTCGCCGCGGAAGACCCCGGCGCGCCGCTGAGCGCCGGCGCGGCGGAGAGGCCGGCGCGGCGGACAGGCCGGCGCGGCGGATACGCGGGCGCGGCGGATACGCGGGCGAGACAGGACCCGCGGGCGAGGTGGGCGCGCCGCCGGGCGGGACGCGC
Coding sequences:
- a CDS encoding low molecular weight protein-tyrosine-phosphatase translates to MRVPSFRVCFVCTGNICRSPIAEAVFRARVEEAGLGDLVTVDSAGTGGWHEGDGADRRALAVLTENDYELDHTAREFQPDWFDELDLVIALDGEHLSTLRDLAPTPEDAAKVRLLRSYDPSEPDDLDVPDPYYGSMDHFHECLEMVESASEGLLDAVRAAVADRGVRAAV
- a CDS encoding cystathionine gamma-lyase — encoded protein: MGGEDVRAGGHEPASPDPARGTPTGDGATTGGSPPTGPAPAGEPRRRGDADATRAVRVGLPDAETYRPSLPGPVFAAHYHLPDAVDLGQAPYAYGRDANPTWTLLERAIGELESPDAAAETVAFASGMGAISAVLFSQLRQGDAVVLPDDGYQLLTAVRGRLEGYGIEVRTAPTADDGQLAVLDGARLLWLETPSNPGLDVCDIRRLAAAAHARGALVAVDNTLATPLGQRPLELGADFSVASGTKALSGHGDVLLGYAATRDPELAAAVRAWRKTVGAIPGPMEAWLAHRSLATLALRVDRQAANALAVATALAARPEVTGVRHPGLPGDPAHPVAARQMRAGRYGCVVSFALPDRAHARRFLDALRLVDDATSFGSVRSTAERRARWGGDAVPEGFIRLSVGVEDPEDLIADLLGALDRAAARSAD
- a CDS encoding LysR family transcriptional regulator, producing MDLALLRTFVTVHRAGSFTRAAALLGLSQPAVTGQIRALERQLGRPLFLRKARGVTPTTVGDELAHKVAPHMDALVEIAEAGLDDPTMPRTLHLAGPPEFTALRVLPALTPLIAQGLTVRTAFGGTEELFAGMAAGHHDLAITTGRPRGRMLRATPLCDEEHVLVAAPRWAARLGGQAMLRMKGVDALERLPIVEVHECLPFVSRYWTTVFDAKPAAPGTVIAPDLRAVLATVAAGAGLGVLPRYLCMDALDSGEVVALLNPPVPPLRTYFLVVRVGALAHPHLARAHEWLLRAAVDW
- a CDS encoding NUDIX hydrolase codes for the protein MAERLVVKRTARAILLDGVGSSLEMIVIKRTKPGEAPYWITPGGGVEPGDASVVAALHREVDEELGATVTRVVPAFVDTVAHSLHHAAHGVKVQHFFVCRLETMDLSRRHGPEVEEPCGEYEVVRIPFTRKGIASVGLVPPSLAAYLDANLEGVLALLADDFGATG
- a CDS encoding pyridoxamine 5'-phosphate oxidase family protein translates to MDGVPAQGPASGRGAAARPGSEGERALQQRLDTTARADRFYDEQVLDRLNPRMREFIARQEMFFLATADRRGECDSTFRAGPPGFLRVFDDRTLAYPEYRGNGVLASLGNIEENPHVGLLLVDFVRDRIGLHVNGRARLLGDAELRAERPGVPVDPVPGRRAVIWVEITVEEAYIHCSKHIPRLRRADPPRPRAAVDREGDPAGRSGRTDRGNETDGDGDRERDWGTDDHRRKGGDFFGAAAQAPQRRAERATAHHERWHQEVRRTLDRAERPDLAVGQPFTHWFG
- a CDS encoding globin domain-containing protein; this encodes MDAPTTTSSDGDDSGGNSGDWGWFTPSRGSGKGAEHAELVEPTPYPANTAYGERAEHTGRLEHTRLAEHPDPAGAAARTPDAPLAADPPRPGPGGRAWSPEGRAPHPSGRSVSPAVPAGGAPERRTEPAAGPAPAQWERVSGPAPAVPATALHRTAAAAPASVPYRAPAAPSPASTPAPTPPAPARIEHQRSAESVPGPAATRPGAGPAPAPARTQPPRRDATPAPGTGVSGPLPAGEPTARAGAMSPTAPALSAPAPTTPAPAPSTPSTPPGPMPAAVPPLPGPMPPAAPPLPAAASPRGTAAPSPDAILIRRTMAELEPIADKATSYFYALLFLRNPGVRDLFPAAMDAQRDRLFKALLTAAKHVDDTDILTEYLTNLGRGHRKYGTLAEHYPAVGECLIDALIRYAPESWDAATEAAWVRAYTAISQIMIDAAAEDELRAPAWWNAEVVAHERRTSDIAVITLRPDQPYPFLAGQYASLETPWWPRVWRHYSFAAAPRPDGLLAFHVKAVPAGWVSTALVHRARLGDVIRLGPPAGSMTVDHSTDNGLLCLGGGTGIAPIKALVEDVAEHGRQRPVEVFYGARSDQDLYDIDTMLRLAESHPWLAVRPVVADGPTNGISGRLPDAVRQYGPWNSYDAYLSGPPGMIRSGVHALQGIGIPSHRIRHDSVEELVAAGS
- a CDS encoding HAD-IB family phosphatase; the protein is MTRLHLFDLDGTLIHGSAAAIEISRQLGVEREIHELEREFAAGGLSTARFAERACALWGELSEAQVTAAFEGAPWLAGIREVWADIRARGERCAVISLSPNFFVERLLDWGAHAARGSHWPSVPFRDPVDPTGILTPAAKVRIADELCAEYGLTRADCVAYGDSMSDAELFAVLPRSVAVNADHHLSGIASYAYAGRDLREAYELVSNRG
- a CDS encoding MFS transporter; its protein translation is MPLALLALAIGAFGIGTTEFVIMGLLPEVADTYDVSIPVAGYATTGYALGVAVGAPLLTLLGTRFTRKQMLMLLMGVFIAGNLLSALAPSFGLLLAGRVLASFSHGAFFGIGAVVAADLVAPDKRAKAIATMFTGLTIANVVGVPMGTWIGQHFGWRATFYAVAALGLLGLAGIAALVPARPGPAAARLGSELAAFRNPQVWLAMTMTVLGFGGVFSAITYITPMMAEAAGYAESSVAWLLVLFGLGLVVGNLIGGRFADRALMPMLYVSLGGLAVVLALFAFTAHHKVAAAVTLALIGMLGFATVPPLQKRVMDQAPTAPTLASAANIGAFNLGNALAAWLGGLVISGGLGYTATSWVGAAMAAAALGTAILSATLERRAARGGRIVTRGGAAATPTTEEAAAATH
- a CDS encoding MarR family transcriptional regulator; protein product: MPQQQEPKTVENGATGDPGGGRVLTRGWCALSSLHGRIESHVERALQAGHGLSAREFSVLDVLSYQHDGDGGHLQMHQLADVVVLSQSATTRLVSRLEERGLLSRYICPTDRRGIYTDVSPAGLALLEEARPTNEAALREALQEAARRPELAPLVEAVKSLRPTGPWALLSPRKTPARR